The following coding sequences are from one Bradyrhizobium sp. 200 window:
- a CDS encoding CoA pyrophosphatase: protein MARSFDDTTRRNIAELCAAFTRASSGAAVPGLKRAAVAIALTVAEAGGGTTFLLTRRAATLRSHAAQWALPGGRCDHGETQAQAALRELHEELGVGLSEGDVLGLLDDYPTRSGYLITPVVVWVSTGADLVPNPAEVASVHRVALDDIERNDVFSFTTIPESTRRVIRFRHAGQHIHAPTAALIYQFAEVLAGRNTRVAELEQPVFAWR, encoded by the coding sequence ATGGCCCGGTCATTTGACGATACCACCCGGCGGAATATCGCAGAGCTCTGCGCGGCATTTACGCGGGCATCATCCGGCGCGGCGGTGCCTGGGTTGAAACGCGCTGCGGTGGCAATTGCGCTGACGGTAGCTGAGGCCGGCGGAGGGACGACGTTTCTCCTCACCCGACGCGCGGCGACCTTGCGTTCGCACGCCGCGCAATGGGCGCTGCCGGGCGGGCGCTGCGACCACGGCGAGACGCAGGCGCAGGCCGCGCTGCGCGAGCTGCACGAAGAACTCGGCGTCGGGCTAAGTGAAGGCGATGTGCTCGGTCTGCTCGACGATTACCCAACGCGATCAGGCTATCTCATTACGCCGGTCGTAGTCTGGGTGAGCACCGGCGCCGATCTCGTACCCAACCCCGCGGAGGTCGCCTCGGTGCATCGCGTCGCGCTCGACGACATCGAGCGGAACGACGTCTTCAGCTTCACCACGATCCCCGAAAGCACGCGGCGCGTGATCCGCTTCCGCCATGCCGGTCAGCATATCCACGCGCCGACGGCGGCGCTGATCTATCAATTTGCCGAGGTGTTGGCTGGAAGAAACACCCGCGTCGCGGAACTGGAGCAGCCAGTATTCGCGTGGAGGTAA
- a CDS encoding PaaI family thioesterase produces the protein MTNKAADKLKSDGWKIVETSGFLHLIGPLWQRVVDGTHEYALATEDKHHNRRGLVQGGVIMTFADRTCGMTARFVSGKPTLATVQLDTHFVEAGKIGEVLVSKPHVVRSTRSLIFITTEVTVDKRCIAMASGVFKILKNEG, from the coding sequence ATGACGAACAAGGCCGCGGACAAACTGAAATCCGACGGCTGGAAGATCGTCGAAACATCAGGCTTTCTGCACCTGATCGGCCCGCTATGGCAACGCGTGGTCGACGGCACGCATGAATACGCGCTCGCCACCGAGGACAAGCACCACAACCGCCGCGGCCTGGTGCAGGGCGGCGTGATCATGACCTTCGCCGACCGAACCTGCGGCATGACCGCCCGTTTCGTCTCGGGCAAGCCGACGCTGGCCACCGTGCAGCTCGATACGCACTTCGTGGAAGCCGGCAAGATCGGCGAGGTTTTGGTGTCGAAGCCGCATGTGGTGCGCTCCACCCGCAGCCTCATTTTCATCACGACAGAGGTGACCGTCGACAAACGCTGTATCGCGATGGCGAGCGGTGTGTTCAAAATATTGAAGAACGAGGGTTGA
- a CDS encoding aldo/keto reductase: MQYRQLGRSGLKISPICLGTMMFGGPTDEATSSRIVAKAREAGINFIDSADAYNGGQSEQVVGRAISNNRHNWILATKLANQIGDDPNRGGLSRRWVLQAADESLKRLGTDFIDIYYLHKEDHATPLEETVRAIGDLMRQGKIRYFGVSNYRAWRVAEICNICDSNGIDRPIVSQPYYNAMNRMPEVEHFPACGYYGLGIVPYSPLARGVLTGKYKPDAAPDKETRAGRADKRMMQTEWRPESLQLAQEIKRHAESRGITAGQFAVSWVLNSSFVSAVIAGPRTEEQWDDYLKALDYRFTAEDEALIDRLVVSGHPSTPGFNDPAYPIEGRRARTDGQGLVS; the protein is encoded by the coding sequence ATGCAATACCGTCAACTTGGCCGCAGCGGCCTGAAGATTTCGCCGATCTGCCTGGGCACCATGATGTTCGGCGGGCCGACCGACGAGGCGACGTCGTCGCGGATCGTCGCCAAGGCGCGCGAGGCCGGCATCAACTTCATCGACTCTGCGGACGCCTATAATGGCGGCCAGTCCGAGCAGGTGGTCGGCCGCGCCATCTCCAACAACAGGCACAACTGGATTCTGGCGACGAAGCTCGCCAACCAGATCGGCGACGATCCCAATCGCGGCGGGCTGTCGCGGCGCTGGGTGCTGCAGGCGGCGGACGAAAGCCTGAAACGGCTCGGCACCGACTTCATCGACATCTATTACCTGCACAAGGAGGACCACGCGACGCCGCTGGAGGAGACGGTGCGCGCGATCGGCGACCTGATGCGCCAGGGCAAGATCCGCTATTTCGGCGTTTCCAACTACCGCGCCTGGCGCGTCGCCGAGATCTGCAACATCTGCGACAGCAACGGCATCGATCGCCCGATCGTCAGCCAGCCCTATTACAACGCCATGAACCGCATGCCCGAGGTCGAGCACTTCCCGGCCTGCGGCTATTACGGCCTCGGCATCGTGCCCTATAGCCCGCTGGCGCGCGGCGTGCTGACCGGCAAGTACAAGCCCGACGCCGCCCCCGACAAGGAGACGCGCGCCGGCCGTGCCGACAAGCGCATGATGCAGACCGAATGGCGGCCGGAATCGCTGCAGCTCGCCCAGGAGATCAAACGGCACGCCGAATCCCGCGGCATCACCGCCGGGCAGTTCGCGGTTTCATGGGTGCTGAACTCGTCGTTCGTCTCGGCGGTCATCGCAGGCCCGCGCACCGAGGAACAGTGGGACGATTACCTGAAGGCGCTCGACTATCGCTTCACGGCCGAGGACGAGGCGCTGATCGACCGCCTGGTGGTGAGCGGCCACCCCTCGACGCCGGGGTTCAATGACCCGGCCTATCCGATCGAGGGACGGCGGGCGCGGACGGATGGCCAGGGCCTGGTGAGCTGA
- a CDS encoding PilZ domain-containing protein, translated as MDEHRTAPRRRLLKAGKISFGGGAAIDCTIRNLSETGAALEVISPVGIPEHFTLVVEADHRHLPCRVVWRKEKRIGVHFEA; from the coding sequence GTGGACGAGCACAGAACAGCACCACGGCGAAGGCTATTGAAGGCGGGCAAGATTTCGTTTGGCGGCGGCGCCGCCATCGATTGCACGATCCGCAATCTTTCCGAAACCGGCGCCGCACTCGAGGTGATCTCCCCTGTCGGCATTCCCGAACACTTCACGCTGGTGGTCGAAGCCGACCATCGCCATCTGCCGTGCCGCGTGGTCTGGCGCAAGGAGAAGCGAATCGGGGTTCATTTCGAAGCCTGA
- a CDS encoding DUF892 family protein, producing MYLAELQELVSVEEQLAEALLRMAAAASHPALKDALVDHHAETVAQKGRLVAILRKHGADPAAHVDQAMQALIGETRKMLGMVKGDDLRDAALIASAQKLEHYEIAAYGSAAALAGQLDLRDEQKMLHDSLLEEKEADAILTDIAKGEVNPDALAA from the coding sequence ATGTATCTCGCCGAATTGCAGGAACTGGTGAGCGTCGAGGAGCAGCTTGCGGAAGCGCTGCTGCGCATGGCCGCCGCCGCCTCACATCCGGCATTGAAAGACGCCCTGGTGGACCACCACGCGGAGACGGTCGCACAGAAGGGGCGGCTTGTGGCCATCCTTCGCAAGCACGGTGCGGACCCGGCGGCGCATGTCGATCAGGCCATGCAGGCCCTCATCGGTGAAACCCGCAAGATGCTCGGCATGGTGAAGGGAGACGATCTTCGCGACGCGGCCCTCATCGCATCCGCGCAGAAGCTCGAGCACTACGAGATTGCAGCTTACGGCTCGGCCGCAGCGCTTGCCGGCCAACTCGACCTGCGTGATGAGCAGAAGATGCTGCACGACAGCCTTCTGGAAGAGAAAGAAGCCGACGCCATTCTCACCGACATCGCCAAGGGCGAAGTCAATCCGGATGCGCTGGCGGCGTGA
- a CDS encoding tripartite tricarboxylate transporter substrate binding protein produces MHGKVVALVAAVVGVAACGPAWAGWPDDKPIEVVIGFAPGGGTDVMARKLLPFVEQRLGGKAKFVVLNKPGAGGEIAFAAIARAAPDAYAIGVVNVPGYNFIPMTRKTQYGMDEIRLIARVVDDPSVIVVPVESKFATLADVLAALRSKPGSVTFGHNGAGTNGHLAIRMLASAGKVEPNEISYRGTAAQRTDLLGGHLEVGMVSLSEVPELHGTNKGPLRAIAILSKQRSPSLPDVSTAEETGIPVTMTAERGFAAPKGVSDEVAKKLEAAIADGLRDPEYIKSSPGDAPVLAFMPGAEWQKRLDDMSQTLRPLAEEMRASEQK; encoded by the coding sequence ATGCATGGTAAGGTCGTCGCGCTGGTTGCAGCAGTAGTCGGGGTAGCAGCTTGCGGACCAGCCTGGGCGGGATGGCCAGACGACAAGCCAATCGAAGTCGTCATCGGTTTTGCTCCCGGCGGCGGAACTGACGTCATGGCACGCAAGCTGCTGCCGTTCGTCGAGCAGAGATTGGGCGGAAAGGCCAAATTTGTCGTGCTGAACAAGCCCGGCGCCGGCGGAGAGATCGCGTTTGCCGCGATTGCCCGCGCCGCGCCGGATGCTTACGCGATCGGCGTGGTCAACGTGCCCGGCTATAATTTCATCCCGATGACGCGAAAGACCCAGTACGGCATGGATGAAATCCGCCTTATTGCGCGCGTGGTGGACGACCCGAGCGTGATCGTGGTGCCTGTGGAAAGCAAGTTTGCAACGCTTGCCGACGTTCTGGCTGCGCTGCGCAGCAAGCCGGGCTCGGTGACATTCGGTCACAATGGTGCGGGCACGAATGGACATCTGGCGATCCGCATGCTGGCGAGCGCCGGCAAAGTCGAGCCCAACGAGATTTCCTATCGCGGGACGGCCGCGCAGAGGACCGATCTCCTCGGCGGCCATCTGGAGGTTGGAATGGTCAGCCTCAGCGAAGTCCCCGAACTGCACGGCACCAACAAGGGACCACTCCGCGCGATTGCGATCCTGTCGAAGCAGCGTTCTCCGTCGCTCCCCGATGTTTCGACGGCAGAGGAAACAGGTATCCCCGTCACGATGACAGCGGAACGTGGCTTCGCCGCACCAAAGGGCGTTTCGGACGAGGTGGCCAAAAAGCTTGAAGCTGCCATCGCGGATGGCTTGCGCGATCCGGAATACATCAAGAGCTCGCCCGGCGATGCTCCCGTTCTTGCCTTCATGCCCGGCGCAGAATGGCAAAAGCGTCTCGACGACATGTCGCAAACGCTGCGACCTCTGGCGGAAGAGATGCGCGCGAGTGAGCAGAAGTAA
- a CDS encoding DNA alkylation repair protein — protein sequence MAELAALENPKLRAANEERGDDHGVNLSAMRALAKRLKTQHELAKELWASGDTAARLLATLIARPKAFSADELDTMIRDIRAPKLLDWFITNIVKPGKHAEELRQRWKDDTDLVGRAGWSLTTDRVVKRAAGLDLDGLLNQIEMEMKDAPAPKQWSMNHCLAEIGIHHPTHRARAIGIGEKLKVLIDYPASPGCTPPYAPVWITEMVRRQGAQ from the coding sequence ATGGCCGAACTGGCCGCACTGGAAAATCCAAAACTGCGGGCCGCCAATGAAGAACGCGGCGACGATCATGGCGTCAATCTGTCTGCCATGCGTGCGCTCGCCAAGCGCCTGAAGACCCAGCATGAGCTGGCAAAAGAGCTCTGGGCCAGCGGTGATACGGCTGCACGGCTGCTGGCGACCCTGATTGCCAGGCCAAAAGCCTTCTCCGCCGATGAGCTCGACACGATGATCCGCGACATTCGCGCGCCAAAGCTGCTGGACTGGTTCATCACCAACATCGTCAAGCCCGGGAAGCACGCTGAAGAGCTGCGTCAGCGCTGGAAGGACGACACCGATCTGGTCGGACGGGCCGGCTGGAGCTTGACGACCGATCGCGTGGTCAAGCGTGCTGCCGGGTTGGACCTCGACGGCCTGCTGAACCAGATCGAGATGGAGATGAAGGATGCGCCCGCCCCCAAGCAGTGGTCGATGAACCACTGCCTTGCCGAAATTGGCATCCATCACCCCACGCACCGCGCTCGCGCCATCGGCATTGGCGAAAAGCTCAAGGTGCTCATCGACTACCCGGCGTCGCCGGGCTGTACGCCGCCTTACGCTCCGGTCTGGATTACCGAGATGGTGCGTCGCCAAGGGGCTCAATAA
- a CDS encoding VOC family protein, translated as MALKRMDNVGIVVDDLEETIDFFRELGLELEGRATIEGEWAGRVTGLGDQRVEIAMMRTPDGHGRLELSRFLTPPTVADHRNAPVNALGYLRVMFAVDDIDETLERLRNRGAQLVGEVVQYKDAYRLCYIRGPEGLLIGLAQELS; from the coding sequence ATGGCGCTCAAGCGGATGGACAACGTAGGAATCGTCGTCGATGACCTCGAAGAGACGATTGATTTCTTTCGCGAGCTCGGCCTTGAGCTCGAAGGGCGGGCCACGATCGAAGGAGAATGGGCCGGACGTGTCACTGGACTGGGCGATCAGCGCGTCGAGATTGCCATGATGCGCACGCCGGACGGCCACGGCCGGCTCGAGCTATCCCGCTTCCTCACGCCGCCTACCGTCGCGGATCACCGCAACGCCCCGGTTAACGCTCTAGGCTACCTCCGCGTCATGTTCGCCGTGGACGACATCGACGAGACGCTTGAAAGGCTCCGCAATCGCGGCGCGCAGCTCGTAGGCGAAGTAGTCCAGTATAAAGACGCGTATCGGCTCTGCTACATCCGCGGGCCTGAAGGGCTTCTCATCGGACTCGCCCAAGAACTGAGCTGA